In Deltaproteobacteria bacterium, the sequence TAATTTGTTGACTTTGTAATTCTGCTGGGATAGTTGTATTTTACGGTAAGAATCGCACGGGTCGTGGCCCCAGGTTTTCCCCACTACATAACGCAACGCGGAAATCGTCGACAGGAGACTTATTTCTGCGATGAAGATTATCAGACATATATAAACCTTATGTCTGAATGATGCGTCCTCTGCAACGTTGAAGTATGGGCCTATTGTCTGATGCCGAACCATATACATTTGGTTGCAGTACCGGAATCGGAAGATGGTTTGCGCCGGGCGATCGGAGAAGTGCATCGTCGGTACATAAGACGGATAAACTTCCGTAGGGCTGGAGGGGACATCTTTGGCAAGGGAGGTTTGCCTCATATATCATGGATGAAAGATATTTACTTGCATGTGTTCGCTATATTGAGATGAATCCAGTGAGAGCCGGGCTTGTGAGGGAACCAGGAGAATGGCCCTGGAGTAGTGCATTGGCACACATATCCGCTCATGACGATAAACTTGTAAAGGTTACCCCTTTGCTTGAAATGATAGGAGATACGTGGAAAGATTTCTTAAATGTAGCAATACGGGAAGAAGAAATAGCGGAAATGCGAAAACATGAAAAGACAGGTCGTCCACTTGGCGGTGAAGGTTTTGTAGAGAGTTTGAAGAATACGCTCGGTCGCATTCTGAAACCGAAAAAGGCAGGTAGAAAACCAAAGAGCAAGAAGAAATAGGTATGGTGTCCCTCTATTCCCCCCGAAAGTGGAAAACGAATTTCGTGAAGCCCTATTTTAGATCTGCAAATCCTTCGCATAGGTGTATGAGATGAGCCGTGAATTCGGGGTTTCTAGGTATCCTTTTTCATCGTGCGAGAAGTCCGATATCTTTTTTGCACTCCAGCCTTTAAAATGTTCCTTAACTGATGCGAGTATCTTCAGCTCAGTGTCTGAAAAAAGCGCAAGATCAGGCTTTCCCTCAGCAACAAGTCTTTCACCTATAACATCATTAGGATAATAAACTTCCTCTACCCTCAGGGCACCTTCTTCGATGAGCAATGCCAGGTAATGGTTCCAATTATCCGGGGCCGGTCCATAGGGGATGCGCGCATATCGTGAGCCGGTTATAGATAATGTATACTCCTTGCAGTGCTTAAAGTCTGCATAGAAGAGGTGCTTATTCAAGACGGTTTTTAATATGCTGTCCTTGCAAAAGTACAGAATGGCATTGATCAGTTTTGATAATTCAAACTTCCGATATCCGCTTAATTCATCTGCCTCGTATTTTCCGAAACGCTCCTCATAAATCCTCTCAAACGAATACGTTTCTTCCTCTTCACTTCTCAATTGTTCCA encodes:
- a CDS encoding DUF4065 domain-containing protein; protein product: MKGICPNCEKQTELELIHATEDVVVRGESIPVEVEYYKCLECCEEFEDPGSHDDHLDKAYREYRRRHSMLQPEEIKALRKRHGLTQNEMSRLLGWGGATLSRYENGALQDDAHEKTLHLAAEPHNLLRLIEENPDVLPEEKRHRLMEQLRSEEEETYSFERIYEERFGKYEADELSGYRKFELSKLINAILYFCKDSILKTVLNKHLFYADFKHCKEYTLSITGSRYARIPYGPAPDNWNHYLALLIEEGALRVEEVYYPNDVIGERLVAEGKPDLALFSDTELKILASVKEHFKGWSAKKISDFSHDEKGYLETPNSRLISYTYAKDLQI